A genome region from Primulina eburnea isolate SZY01 chromosome 9, ASM2296580v1, whole genome shotgun sequence includes the following:
- the LOC140841051 gene encoding tubulin beta-1 chain-like → MREILHIQAGQCGNQIGAKFWEVVCAEHGIDSSGRYSGDDDQQLERVNVYYNEASCGRFVPRAVLMDLEPGTMDSVRSGTYGQIFRPDNFVFGQSGAGNNWAKGHYTEGAELIDSVLDVVRKEAENCDCLQGFQVCHSLGGGTGSGMGTLLISKIREEYPDRMMLTFSVFPSPKVSDTVVEPYNATLSVHQLVENADECMVLDNEALYDICFRTLKLTTPSFGDLNHLISATMSGVTCCLRFPGQLNSDLRKLAVNLIPFPRLHFFMVGFAPLTSRGSQQYRSLTVPELTQQMWDAKNMMCAADPRHGRYLTASAMFRGKMSTKEVDEQMINVQNKNSSYFVEWIPNNVKSTVCDIPPTGLKMASTFIGNSTSIQEMFRRVSEQFTAMFRRKAFLHWYTGEGMDEMEFTEAESNMNDLVSEYQQYQDASAEEDYNYEDEEDVEEEA, encoded by the exons ATGCGTGAAATCCTCCATATCCAGGCTGGCCAATGCGGAAACCAGATTGGGGCGAAGTTTTGGGAGGTAGTGTGCGCGGAGCACGGCATAGATTCCTCCGGAAGGTACAGCGGCGACGATGATCAGCAGCTGGAGCGTGTGAATGTATACTACAACGAGGCGAGCTGCGGGAGGTTCGTCCCACGCGCTGTGCTCATGGATTTGGAGCCCGGTACTATGGACAGTGTCAGATCTGGTACGTACGGCCAGATTTTTCGACCTGATAACTTTGTTTTTGGTCAGTCCGGGGCAGGGAACAACTGGGCGAAGGGTCATTATACCGAGGGAGCGGAGTTGATCGATTCGGTGCTCGATGTGGTGAGGAAAGAGGCGGAGAATTGTGATTGCTTACAAG GTTTCCAGGTCTGCCATTCTCTGGGAGGTGGAACAGGATCAGGAATGGGAACTCTTCTTATTTCTAAGATCAGGGAAGAGTATCCAGACCGCATGATGCTTACGTTCTCTGTCTTTCCATCCCCTAAGGTGTCGGACACTGTCGTTGAACCCTACAACGCTACTCTATCCGTCCATCAACTTGTCGAGAATGCCGATGAGTGTATGGTGTTGGATAATGAAGCACTCTACGACATTTGTTTCCGAACTCTTAAGCTCACCACTCCAAGCT TTGGAGATCTCAATCATCTGATTTCAGCCACCATGAGTGGTGTGACCTGCTGCCTACGTTTCCCTGGCCAACTCAATTCTGATCTCCGTAAACTTGCTGTCAACCTTATCCCATTCCCTCGGCTTCACTTTTTCATGGTTGGGTTTGCTCCACTCACTTCTCGTGGGTCACAGCAATACCGATCCCTCACGGTTCCTGAACTCACCCAACAAATGTGGGATGCGAAGAACATGATGTGTGCCGCTGATCCTCGCCATGGCCGTTACTTGACTGCCTCGGCAATGTTCCGTGGCAAGATGAGCACCAAGGAGGTTGATGAACAAATGATCAACGTTCAAAACAAGAACTCGTCTTACTTTGTTGAATGGATTCCCAACAACGTTAAATCCACCGTATGTGATATTCCTCCCACCGGCCTCAAGATGGCATCCACATTTATTGGCAACTCCACTTCGATACAAGAGATGTTCCGTAGGGTCAGCGAGCAATTCACTGCTATGTTCCGTAGGAAGGCATTTTTGCACTGGTACACAGGAGAGGGCATGGACGAGATGGAATTCACCGAGGCCGAGAGCAACATGAACGATCTGGTTTCTGAATATCAACAATACCAGGATGCATCAGCAGAGGAAGACTATAATTATGAAGACGAAGAGGATGTTGAGGAGGAAGCGTAA
- the LOC140841050 gene encoding probable CoA ligase CCL9, producing the protein MASSTLTGLLKHVAGVFPSRRAVSVSGKFDVTYSRLNQIVEEAAAQLVAAGVKPGDVVALTFPNTVEFVVMFLAVVRVRATAAPLNSAYTFDEFEFYLSDSESKILLTSKEGNEPAQAAAAKLNIPHISAALPAADSEIILSPSPSGVDLSSLSELINHPSDGALFLHTSGTTSRPKGVPLTQNNLYSSVQNIKQVYRITESDSTVIVLPLFHVHGLLAGLLSSLGAGAAVTLPAAGRFSASTFWSDMIKYKATWYTAVPTIHQIIFDRHLSKPEPFYPKLRFIRSCSASLAPVVMDRLEEAFDAPVLEAYAMTEASHLMASNPLPEDGQHKPGSVGKPVGQEMGILDAKGVVQGANVNGEVCIRGPNVTKGYKNNPDANKSAFEFGWFHTGDVGFFDSDGYLHLVGRIKELINRGGEKISPIEVDSVLLSHPEIAQAVAFGVPDDKYGEEINCAVIPREGSNLDEAEVSRFCKKNLAAFKIPKKVFITDSLPKTATGKIQRRIVAEHFLAQISTAKVPKFGA; encoded by the exons ATGGCTAGTTCTACGCTCACTGGCTTGCTGAAGCATGTCGCCGGAGTATTCCCTTCTCGGAGAGCCGTCTCTGTCTCCGGGAAGTTTGATGTCACCTACTCACGCCTGAATCAGATAGTGGAGGAAGCCGCCGCACAGCTCGTCGCCGCTGGTGTGAAACCCGGCGATGTGGTTGCGCTTACTTTTCCCAACACCGTTGAG TTTGTGGTGATGTTTCTGGCCGTTGTTCGAGTCCGGGCCACGGCAGCGCCGCTGAATTCGGCCTACACATTCGACGAATTCGAGTTCTATTTATCAGATTCTGAATCAAAGATTCTTCTCACGTCGAAAGAAGGGAACGAGCCCGCTCAGGCCGCCGCCGCGAAGCTCAACATCCCTCATATCTCCGCCGCTTTACCCGCCGCTGACTCAGAAATCATACTATCCCCATCTCCATCCGGGGTAGACCTCAGCTCCCTGTCTGAACTCATCAACCACCCCTCCGACGGTGCCCTATTCCTGCACACCTCCGGCACCACCAGCCGGCCAAAAGGCGTCCCTTTAACCCAGAACAATCTATACTCATCTGTACAAAACATCAAACAAGTGTATAGAATCACTGAATCAGATTCCACCGTAATCGTTCTTCCCCTGTTTCACGTTCACGGCTTGTTAGCCGGTTTATTGAGCTCCCTCGGCGCTGGAGCCGCCGTGACTCTTCCCGCCGCCGGGAGATTCTCCGCTTCCACCTTCTGGTCGGATATGATCAAGTATAAGGCCACTTGGTACACCGCCGTGCCCACTATCCACCAAATCATATTCGACCGCCACCTTAGCAAACCCGAACCGTTTTACCCGAAACTCCGCTTCATCCGGAGCTGCAGCGCCTCATTGGCGCCAGTGGTCATGGATCGGCTAGAGGAGGCGTTCGACGCACCGGTTCTGGAGGCATATGCCATGACGGAGGCTTCCCATTTGATGGCTTCGAACCCGTTACCGGAGGATGGCCAGCATAAGCCCGGGTCTGTCGGGAAACCCGTGGGTCAAGAAATGGGGATATTGGATGCAAAGGGTGTGGTGCAAGGGGCCAATGTCAACGGGGAGGTTTGCATTAGGGGTCCAAATGTTACAAAAGGGTATAAGAATAACCCGGATGCTAATAAATCTGCTTTCGAATTCGGATGGTTCCATACCGGAGACGTTGGCTTCTTCGACTCCGACGGGTACTTGCATCTTGTTGGAAGGATCAAGGAGTTGATCAATCGTGGAG GGGAAAAGATATCGCCGATTGAAGTTGATTCTGTTCTTTTGTCCCATCCGGAGATCGCTCAGGCCGTTGCGTTCGGAGTCCCTGATGATAAATATGGTGAAgag ATTAATTGCGCGGTAATTCCCCGAGAAGGATCAAACTTGGACGAAGCAGAGGTTTCAAGGTTCTGCAAGAAAAATCTGGCTGCATTCAAGATCCCGAAGAAGGTTTTCATCACGGATTCGCTCCCGAAAACTGCTACCGGGAAAATCCAACGTAGAATTGTGGCTGAGCACTTCCTTGCACAGATTTCTACTGCCAAGGTTCCCAAGTTTGGAGCTTAG